The sequence ATGACTAATCTCTATCTATATTTGTCATACCaaatttgtatttagcatattactGTATTTGTATTTAAAATTATTTTTCAAAGCAAATCACCACAACTAAAATACATACCGTCAACCGCTATTGTTGCAGGTTACCAAACTTCAAGGTCACCGGAGGTCGCTTTTTAAGATCCGTCGTACCTCAGGTTGTTTTTTTAGATCCAGTTGCCGAAGGTCTCTTTCTGCGATCTAACATCAATGGCCGGTTGTTGGTACGCTTAAATGAACAGCTCCGATTGGATTATCTAGGGTTTTTTTTTAATTGGGAAATCGTCGGGCTATTGAGGTGATTTAGGAATTGTAGCGTGTTTTTCTAGGGTTTAGATATATAGGATCGATTGATGAGGCGATTAAGGAATTGAAAGAGGATTAAGAGAttattcaattttctaggaaataatgAAGCGTGCATACTCTGTATGATAAGTACTCCGTATAATAAGTGAAGCTTTTTTTagctgatttttttttaaattttatttctttctctaattactaattaataatacaatttatatttaattaaaaattaattagaaTTATTACATCATCAACATGACCTCAGAATTTTtcttttactttttaattttttttatagagGGGAAAAACTTGTTTTATGACATCATCTAGTTAGCAATTTAAAAGCATTGTAAGAAGTTAGCAAAATATAGTGATTAAATGGATGGGTAGAATGATATTGAGTTGATGTGCAACGATCTTATATTAATGTTAACTAAATTTCTTAAGACAAACTAGTGTCTTAAACATTGCTTATAATTGAGTATTAAATAAAGTAATAATCCAAATTTTGAGCAAATAGTTTGTTTAACATAATACGGAGTATAAACTATTATTAACCCAACCCGATTTGACCACAGTTTGACCTGACCGTTTGACGTGTTAAAAAATCTTACTTGTTATTGTTTAgaccctctatatatatatatatatatatatatatatatatatatatatatatatatatatatatatatatatatatatatatatatatatatatatatatatatatactccaataTTTAAACCTCTTGGCGTAGCAGAGTGGCCATCAAATTCCCTGTAAAGTAGGAGAACCGGATTCGAATTTTGGTAATGTTTAAAATCGAATTAAAATGGTCTCTTGATCGGAGGGGCAGCACCAATGTGCGCAATTCATTCGGTTATGAGTTTTCGTCGCTTCAGGGCTCGTCAACCAAGATTTTTACTCGCTAGTAGAGACTCAGTGTGATTATAGCTAGGGAGGTTTTATGTGGAAAAAAGAAATCTAATAATTAAGGGATACAAACTGAAATTATACAAATATTGCATGTTAAGCAGTTTGAGCTAATGGAGTGATGTTTCCAAGACAAAAGGCAACGAGGTGCAAAACTAAAAGATGATAGCAGGCTCACATGGGCCTTcaactaaataaattaaattaaatatacttaTTAAAGTAATAAAAATCTAGTGAATTCGAGAAAAATTGACGTGGACTACCAGATTACCACCAACATCGAAATATGCTTTTGCCAAATAATATCTTATCGTTTTAAACCTCAAATCTGGATTCAGATTTCTAATCATATGATCTGTTTAATACAATAAAACCAAAACAACACTAATAAAAAGTACGGAGTAAAAAAATTTAGAAAGAGTTAAAGCTACAGATAAATAAAAGTAATATACTTTTTCTTTTAtcctattttaatttatatatttcaaataatatcATTGTAGCATATAAACTTTTAGACAATATATTAATCTCAACAAAACGTTACATGTTACCGGTTAATATAATTACGTGGGTTTTTCGTTTTTTAAAGATGACATGGAATAGATGTCAACAAACCTCGAATTTTATGGAAATCATTTCAGGTTGAGAATGAATTTGCCTCCGGCGAGCGTGTTCATAAAAAATGAACTTTCAGCTCAAAATCAAACCTCTCAGGTCTTGATCGATGTTTAGAACACGTAACAAAGTAAAACGGTGGCGCCGGATCTGTGGTGATACCACCGGATCTGGTGGTCAAATCTCTCGATCTACATCTCCGACGGTGGTACTTAACGGCTCCAACCGACGATGGTACTCACCGCCTCTGACGGTGGTACTCACTAAGTAACCGGAGACAAATCATCTTAAAATATGCGACAGTGATTACAGAAAACCATGACGACGACGTTGGTGGTTGTTGGAGACGGTCACATCATGGCTAAGTCAGGATTTTTGCTTATTGGAGGCACAACATAATAACGCAATGTATCGAATcataaaattaaatataataagtGATTTAGTGGAAACTAGGGGTGAACATGGTACAATACCGGTACCAAATCGCTTGGTACCGCTTTGTTTTTCACTATAATGTGAGTACCGAATACCATTCCGATATAATTAGTCCGGTACCGGTATATGTACGGTAAAAATAGGTGCTATACTCATTTGGTACCGATTTACGTTTTTAAGTTTCTGTTTACGTtttaactagtttataacccgcacaTTCACGGGTATTTATCatacaagatttaaaaaaaaaaattcttaaccACCTATATTTTTTTGAAAAACAAAAGCACAATTTTATTAGTGTTGGAACTGTACAAACATAGTACTGGTACGTATACAAACTAAAGAGAAGAATATGGACAAAATAAACAATTCAGCAATAACTAATATTCATCAAGCTTCTTACAAAATAATTGGCGAAGGTTTGTATAGCAAAAGATTTCTAATCAGAAATCTCTTTCACTCACACCACCTATATAACCAATATACATGTTCAGTTTTTTAAAGCTTAAAAGCATTATGTTCCATATCAAATGTAAATAAACCATAAGAGCGGTGGGAGTGGAGGGTGTCACTTACCCCGTCCCACACCTCGTTCCCAGTCGCCCCACTCCCCATCCCTTGATCGAGGTTCAGTCGCGGCCTCGTCAGTCACCCAGGTGACGGAAATTTGGGGTTcggtttattaaaaaaaaaaatacatctaACGGCTCTATATTGGACCGttggcttttttttttctttttttcttttttaatgctATATATACACAACACAtatacaaacacaaacacaaacacaaacacatatCATTTTACATCCATTTTACTCAACATATACTCCCACAATCAAATCCAAATTCTATCATCTAAATAAAAATATTTCTTTAAAAATGAGTAATTCCGACGAAGAAAGTTTGGTTAACGCAATGAAAAGTATATTTGCCTATCGAAATAACGTGGTAATACGTAGAGAGGTCGAGGAACAAAATGAGGCTCAAAGCTCAAGACGAAAACGTCGCTATATTCATCGTGATCGTGTAGAAGCGCACAATCGTTTGATGAAAGATTATTTTGTTCAAGATCCGAAGTATCCCCCTGAATATTTCAAACGGCGTTATCGAATGTCACAAAGTCTTCTTGAAAAAATAATTGAAGGTATATTTTCTTACTCTACTCGTCCCAATGCACCAAAGTGGTTTACTTATTTTCAACAACGTCCCGATGCACGTGGTGTTCTCGGAGTATCTACTATTTTAAAAGTCACTTCTGCCATTCATCAACTAGCATATGGTGATTCACCGGATCTATTTGACGAATATTTACAAATTTCAGAGAGAACATCACGCGAGTCTTTGCAAAATTTTACAAGATGTATTATAGACTTGTATGGTAATGTATACATGAGAGAACCGACCGAGTACGATATACGTCGTTTGTATCATAAACATGAAGAACTTCACGGCTTTCCTGGAATGCTTGGAAgcattgattgtatgcattgggcttgGGGTAAATGTCCAAATGCATGGAAAGGGCATTTCACCCGAGGCGATCACAGTTACCCGACAATCATGTTGGAAGCCGTTGCATCGTATGACAATTGGATTTGGCATGCATATTTTGGAATGATCGGTTCGAACAATGACTTGAATGTCCTTAATGCATCTCCATTGTTTGATAGTTTACTAACTGACACGGCTCCTCAAGTTCCATACGAAATTGGGGACGTTGATTTCGATCGAGGCTACTATCTTGCCGATGGGATTTACCCTTCGTGGGCTTCTTTCGTTAAGGGATTCTCAAGTGTTGTTGACGCAAAAAGGAAATACTTTACAAAGAAACAATCTGCAGCTCGTAAAGACGTTGAGAGGACATTTGGAATTTTGCAAGGTCGTTGGGGTATTTTAAGACAACCTGATAGGGCATATAGCGTAAACAAAATCAAAAGAATCATGTATGGTTGCATCATATTGCACAACATGATAATTGAAGACAATGGTTTTAACATCGCTGAAAATAAATCTTACTACTTGCCTGTCAACAACCTACAAGGATCAACTTGGTACGAAAGGTGTGATGTATATGCCGATAAGACAAAAGAGCTGCGTGACAAAGACGAGCATGAGTATCTTCGACATACTCTAGTTTCGCATCTATGGCATAATTGTGATGACGAAATAGTTAACGAATTGTAACTTTTTAATCGCGAtaacgtaatgtttttttttttaatttttaggaatCGTATGATTTTTTATTATTAGGAAATGTaatgtttaatttttattttaatggaagttatttctatttatgttaatttttataattatattcatttatgtcataattaaaatcataaaaataataataaaaatataaactgacaTGCCCAACTGACAGAAgtcaccactccccactttttctgactcagcaagtcaGGCCTGACATGTCAAGTGACAtcagtcaccactcccagtgctctaaCATATGACGCAAAATAAAGTTATCAAAACCTCACCATTATCACTTTGATCAGAAAGTTGCATACTTCATTCTTCTTAGAGCATGCGGTGTAGGACGAGTAAATCCGGCGTCGCCACCTCCCTTTTTCGCAGACGACTGTCGGACGACACGGACCCTGCGTCGGAGGTCCCGACGTCGTCTGCTAGACGTTGGGTGATGGGAATGTGTGGGACCCGTTTTTCAAATTTTGGAACGTTTGAGACTTTTTTTTTAACACATTTTTCTATCCCTATATATAAACCACCCACAAACTCATATTTTATACTCACATTTCtctcttttctaaaatattttacacacctcataattaaaaaaaaatggcAAATCGTTGTTTGATCAACCTCGACGTCCATGACAACGGCGAGCTTTCTGATAACCGCCAATATTAGTACGACGGGTACACTCAATCGTTCGACGCTCTAGAGGTTACCGGCTTCGATGTAGAACGTGTTGTTAGCTTTATACGCGATATGGTAGATTGTGAAGCCGCCGACGTTTGGTACTGTGACGAGGTCATGGTTTTGTTCAAGGAATTTCAATCCGAAGCCGTGTGGGAATGAATGGTAGGAAAGGTCAAACTGACGAACAAACGTATCACGTTGTACTGTAGGAACATGTGGAGCCTTCCGGCTTTGAACGGTCGAGATGATGATACATCTTCGCATGAATCCGGATCTCCGACTCGCTATGGCCGTTAACTTGTTGTTatttttaataagtaatttttaggatttaataagtaattttaggattaataagtaattttaggacttatttttttatttttttgcaacTTTTAATTTTAGGTTTTTAATTGTAATCGTTTtaggacctttttttttttttttttaataaaagtgtattttaagacttttaatgtattttttaatttaatatttgttcgtatttttattaattctatttaataatgtgttaaaaatatataagaaaatgtataaataaataattgGTGGACCCTATCTCCTCTCTCCAAGACACTGACATTCTTTTCAATTCCCCCTGTTTTTCACTAATGTCAGTTTTCAGTGTCAGTCCAGTCAGCGtccagtcatcagcaagacactgaacTAACACTGAACTGACGCGTCACCACACCCGGTGCTCTTAGAATAGAGACTAAGTTGACCTATATCAACGGAAAAAGAAACAAATACCTCACTGTCAAAAGCAGTTGTATCAGAAACAATATTAGCCAAATGAGATACATGCATAAACATAGAACAACGCGTACCTTATGCTTTTAGCCATTTACTTTGTGTATAATCCGCTGACTCGATCTATGTAGTTCGTACGTATGCTAATCCCGTAGACATCAAACTCATTTTAATTGGATCAACAACAACCACTTCAAATGTGAGACGTTTACGTTTCTCTGTTGGTAGACCACTAACCTGAGGAACATCAACCAATGCATCTGGTATAATATAAAGTTATTAAAGCTCAATCAAATTTAGGGTTTCTTTTATAAAATTCTTTACAACTCATAAAAATGTTGCATCTGGTTACCgtaatataaaaacaatatatgTATAGCTATTTCCAAGGATTTAAGTTTTTTATTCAATATCAGGATGAAGATTTACACAAAATATGACTGATTCCTCAAATGTAATTGGGTGAGAGTGGATATCAGGAAGAAGACTTGCACAAAATATCGTGACCTTGATAAGGTTCTGAGacagtaatttaaaataattagtgGCTTTATCCTTGTCAGTTTGGCATACGAATTCTTCAAATTTATGTACCTCATATGATAGAAAATTCCAGCCCTAATGCAAATCATAGAAACACCACACCGAACTCTGCAAATGTTTCAAACCGCCAGGGCCAACCACCAGATCTGAAATTATCCTAAATAGCAGGGAAAATAACTGAAAAAAGACAACAATCAAAAGAGTAAAAGACAACGAAAACAACAATCAAAACTAAACGCCAACGAAGAAAAGAAACAATAAACAACTCGTACCTTAAGCTTTAAGCCATGTACTTTGCGTATAATCCACCGACCAGTGGCGGAACTTAAAGATATATTTTGGGAGGGCCAAAATAAGTAGAGTTTAACAAGCCATTATATgattataaatataaacataaacttTTTAACATGTATATGTTATGTTatcaaataaagtatataaaagtattaaataaacataattagtAGCTTTGTTTTTTAGATTGCATAAGTGTAATAAAGTAGaagaatataaataatattaatctatctatctatctatacattattataaagcacgtGCTTTAAATTCTACGTGTCAAtttttaaattaaactaaaacaagtAATCATAcgtgtaatttttttttaattaaactgaattaaataatCATTGAAAGATATATAATTTTTTATGCATTGACAAATTGATCACGTTATTATTTTATGGTATGGTAAATATTTTCCTATTTTATTCACATGTTAACATATTGGAATTGCTTCTGAATTTAACTTCTAAATTTTTTCGATATCTTACCCTATTTAATACTtataaaaaattgataattataaCTGATTCTTTCTTCCTTAATCATATACTCCGTATAACTCAAAATGTAATCCTAACCTTACATATAATTATCCCTTCCCTTAATCCATTATTACACGATTTTCAAAATAGTTCTCCGTAGTTATAGTTGTGATTTTATACAACACAAGATTATGCTTGGTAAAGGTTATGATTCCAAGGTAAAGATACTCTGAAACTATTATGTGTTTGATGACTATgtaacaatttttttttctttatatttatgttatcaatTTGTCAAAACTTTTAGCTTTCTTACACTCTGTTAACAGCACATTATGCTCAGTTGTTTAGATAATTGTTTTGTTCAACTTTGTGTGATCGATAATTGTTTTAAAATATTAGTTAACGTATCTGTTCAAGCAAATTGATATGAGCAAAATTGTATATGATGATAGTATTGCCGTTAACAAAATGAATTTCTTCTCCATTGAATTTAGTTTCAGTTTCAACTTCAGAACTTCGATGCTAAGATCATGTTTGACAAGTAAAGCAGTAAAAAtgaaaaatttaaaatataaaccagATTAGTATAAATTATCAACAATTTATAAATAACAATTATGGAGTTAAAAGCTACTTGAAGTTCACATTTGCCAAAATCAATTTAGCACGGGCTCATAAAATAAAAAAGACTAAATCCAGTAAATGTTACAATTATGGAGACCAAAAATATCTAGGTAAGAACGTTTATAAAATGTGAACTTTACATTTTGTGGAGTTATTATGTTACTGAAGTATGTTTAACACAATTATAAAATTGTTGGTTTGATTTTATCAGGTCAAAATTGTATAATGATTATCACGTATGATAATGAAGTGTCATCATACTTGGTTTAAGATAATTTATTATACCTTTGTTGTAACAATGCGAAAATCTACAATTCCAAGTTTTTATTCAGGATAACGAGTTTTTTTTGTCTCCATTACGTAACATTAACTGGATTTCGTCTTTGATGTACATTAACGTATATTTTATTTTTAacttccgtgcaacgcacgggctcataaaactagtaatcTAATATGAGTATATTATTTTGACTATATCATTTAAAGTTCACAAAAGATGTTAAGTGGAAGTAATTTTTTTTCCCACTGTTGTATATATACAACCAATAAAAAATATACTCCGAAAGAAGTGACAAAGGTTTTATACGGAGTataagtgtgatgacccgtccaaatccatttggacgaatacatcattcattgatttcatagtgaggttttgacctctatatgatatgttttgtaaacattgcattctttagaaAAGGCACTCCATAAATgattatataaatccaaggttttcgacatttgatgatttctacgtatagacaatcaccgtatataatagtttttaacaatacatccgttgacaatacagtcaaataagatacatggtgataattttgtgaatgcaaagttttctcgaataaagcatgtatgactccatgcacatagcttgtataacgtataagcaaacagcggaagacttctaggaacctgagaataaacatgcttaaaagtgtcaacacaaatgttggtgagttcatagttttaatgttgcgcataatctgtatataaaggtggatcacaagatttcagttgtttcatccataaacgtttatcaaaatattctacaagattgatcaccctggtaactaaactttaacgtatatataataagtacccctgttttaacatacatgcaaccaacatgtacaatacacgccaaccaacgtgtactaaactcaaatagcatacgtctgttttatagttcaggttagggtttctatacctggaacagacggggatgtcaagccctatggatccatatacaactattcgcgcccaccagttcttataaccggcagttactagttaccaaagctaagggattttcggttcaaactcggtgtagaatttagtatgtacttgtatccattgcgtttaaaataaagtgcatgtattctcagcccaaaaatatagattgcaaaagcaattaaaaagggagcaaatgaaactcaccttagcagcacttaaggccattcaccgaaatgtgaccgaaactcggaatgcaaaataaccgtagatctcaacctagagaacatatgttggtcaatacatgtctaacaagctaggtcaggtcatagtgtatcacaatcctaatgctcgagagcgacttgcaaaagttaataaaagtcatctcaaaagtcaacctgacccaatatgatctttaaatctatacatgtttattaacatagtataagtcttgataattgaaagaatttatagtttatcaaacttaaaatattatttattttaggagctatattatatttgaattatcatggcaatcgaaaatattttattatttcacatagttttccaatacttgtagaatcagattatagtgtttataaagctttaaaacatgataagacagtcaacttt comes from Rutidosis leptorrhynchoides isolate AG116_Rl617_1_P2 chromosome 4, CSIRO_AGI_Rlap_v1, whole genome shotgun sequence and encodes:
- the LOC139841342 gene encoding uncharacterized protein produces the protein MSNSDEESLVNAMKSIFAYRNNVVIRREVEEQNEAQSSRRKRRYIHRDRVEAHNRLMKDYFVQDPKYPPEYFKRRYRMSQSLLEKIIEGIFSYSTRPNAPKWFTYFQQRPDARGVLGVSTILKVTSAIHQLAYGDSPDLFDEYLQISERTSRESLQNFTRCIIDLYGNVYMREPTEYDIRRLYHKHEELHGFPGMLGSIDCMHWAWGKCPNAWKGHFTRGDHSYPTIMLEAVASYDNWIWHAYFGMIGSNNDLNVLNASPLFDSLLTDTAPQVPYEIGDVDFDRGYYLADGIYPSWASFVKGFSSVVDAKRKYFTKKQSAARKDVERTFGILQGRWGILRQPDRAYSVNKIKRIMYGCIILHNMIIEDNGFNIAENKSYYLPVNNLQGSTWYERCDVYADKTKELRDKDEHEYLRHTLVSHLWHNCDDEIVNEL